A window from Variovorax sp. PBL-E5 encodes these proteins:
- a CDS encoding thiamine pyrophosphate-binding protein, which yields MEYPTAGHLIVRCLIEQGVETVFGVPGESYLAVLDGFHAHRDRIRFVVNRQEGGAAFMAEAHGKLTGRPGVCFVTRGPGATNASIGVHNAFQDSTPMVLFVGDVGSDFRDREAFQEVDYGSFFGPSTKGFAKRVERIDDADRIPEYVARAFATAMNGRPGPVVLVLPEDMLRTTTAAQPLGRVEAVEPWSDPGALRSLRELLLKSQRPLVIAGGGGWTPQAAQALQRFAENWKLPVANAFRFQDTFDNHHPLYAGDVGIAINPKLAERVRQSDLILAIGPRLGEMTTGGYTLLEAPKAKQTLVHIHASAEELNRVYQADLAINAGMSAAARSLEVLSAPTELPWEAWTAAANADYLANLEPQALAGLPAESPRGAVDMVAVVALLQKHLPADAAITNGAGNFASWVHRYFRYHGLAKGHKTQLAPTSGAMGYGVPAGIAASLTTGRVAFTIAGDGDFLMNGQELATASQHGGKSIIVLLNNGMFGTIRMHQEREYPTNVSGTALRNPDFCLLARAYGYAAERVTETSQFEAALLRALAADTGTLIEIPLDPEVITTRGTLTSITKAAQVRSAD from the coding sequence ATGGAATATCCAACAGCAGGACACCTGATTGTCCGTTGCCTCATCGAGCAGGGCGTCGAGACCGTGTTCGGCGTGCCCGGCGAAAGCTATCTGGCGGTGCTCGACGGCTTTCACGCGCATCGCGACCGCATCCGCTTCGTCGTCAACCGGCAGGAGGGCGGCGCCGCCTTCATGGCCGAGGCGCACGGCAAGCTCACCGGCCGGCCCGGCGTCTGCTTCGTGACGCGCGGGCCCGGGGCCACCAATGCGTCGATCGGCGTGCACAACGCGTTCCAGGATTCGACGCCGATGGTGCTGTTCGTGGGCGACGTCGGCAGCGACTTCCGCGATCGCGAGGCCTTTCAGGAGGTCGACTACGGCAGCTTCTTCGGTCCGAGCACCAAGGGCTTCGCCAAGCGTGTCGAACGCATCGACGATGCCGATCGCATTCCCGAGTACGTCGCACGCGCCTTTGCGACGGCAATGAACGGACGGCCCGGTCCCGTCGTGCTGGTGTTGCCGGAAGACATGCTGCGCACGACCACCGCAGCGCAGCCGCTCGGCCGCGTGGAGGCGGTCGAGCCATGGAGCGATCCGGGTGCCCTGCGCAGCCTGCGCGAGCTGTTGTTGAAATCGCAGCGGCCGCTGGTGATCGCCGGTGGCGGCGGCTGGACGCCGCAGGCGGCGCAGGCCTTGCAGCGCTTCGCGGAGAACTGGAAATTGCCGGTGGCGAATGCGTTCCGCTTCCAGGACACCTTCGACAACCACCATCCGCTCTATGCCGGCGATGTCGGCATCGCGATCAATCCGAAGCTCGCGGAGCGCGTGAGGCAGAGCGATCTGATCCTCGCCATCGGCCCGCGCCTGGGTGAGATGACCACCGGCGGCTACACCCTGCTCGAAGCGCCCAAGGCGAAGCAGACGCTGGTGCACATCCATGCGAGTGCCGAGGAGCTCAACCGGGTCTACCAGGCCGATCTCGCGATCAATGCCGGCATGAGCGCGGCGGCGCGCAGCCTCGAGGTGCTGAGCGCGCCGACGGAGCTGCCCTGGGAGGCGTGGACCGCCGCGGCGAACGCGGACTACCTCGCCAACCTCGAGCCGCAGGCGCTCGCGGGCCTGCCCGCCGAATCGCCGCGCGGCGCGGTCGACATGGTGGCGGTGGTCGCGCTGCTGCAGAAGCACTTGCCGGCGGATGCGGCCATCACCAACGGCGCAGGCAACTTCGCGAGCTGGGTGCACCGGTATTTCCGCTACCACGGCCTCGCGAAAGGCCACAAGACGCAACTCGCGCCGACCAGCGGTGCGATGGGCTACGGCGTGCCTGCGGGCATCGCAGCCAGCCTCACGACGGGGCGCGTCGCCTTTACCATCGCGGGCGATGGCGATTTCCTGATGAACGGACAGGAGCTCGCCACCGCGTCGCAGCATGGCGGCAAAAGCATCATCGTGCTGCTCAACAACGGCATGTTCGGCACGATCCGCATGCACCAGGAGCGCGAGTACCCGACGAACGTGAGCGGCACGGCGCTGCGCAATCCGGACTTCTGCCTGCTGGCCCGCGCCTACGGCTATGCGGCGGAGCGCGTGACCGAGACCTCGCAGTTCGAGGCTGCGCTGCTGCGCGCGCTGGCGGCCGATACGGGCACGCTGATCGAGATTCCGCTGGACCCCGAGGTGATCACCACGCGCGGCACGCTGACGTCGATCACGAAGGCCGCGCAGGTGCGTTCGGCGGATTGA
- a CDS encoding SWIB/MDM2 domain-containing protein — protein MATAKKAPAKKAPAKKAAPAKKAAAPAKKAAPAKKAAPAKKAAPAKKAAAKKAPAKKRTPNAAFMKALTPSPALAAVVGSTPLPRTAVVSKLWDYIKKNNLQDKANKRNINADAKLKEIFGKPQVSMFELASLIGKHVK, from the coding sequence ATGGCAACTGCAAAGAAGGCTCCGGCCAAGAAAGCTCCCGCAAAGAAGGCCGCTCCGGCCAAGAAGGCTGCGGCACCGGCAAAGAAGGCGGCTCCTGCAAAGAAGGCGGCCCCCGCCAAGAAGGCTGCGCCGGCCAAGAAGGCTGCTGCAAAGAAGGCTCCCGCCAAGAAGCGCACCCCCAACGCTGCGTTCATGAAGGCGCTGACCCCCAGCCCCGCACTGGCTGCCGTGGTCGGTTCGACCCCTCTGCCGCGCACCGCCGTCGTGAGCAAACTGTGGGACTACATCAAGAAGAACAACCTTCAGGACAAGGCCAACAAGCGCAACATCAACGCCGATGCCAAGCTGAAGGAAATCTTCGGCAAGCCGCAAGTGTCGATGTTCGAACTGGCCTCACTGATCGGCAAGCACGTCAAGTAA